From the Desulfovibrio sp. JC010 genome, one window contains:
- a CDS encoding adenosylcobalamin-dependent ribonucleoside-diphosphate reductase, with translation MTEQTVITRESAKMALEEHNRFQETVSSKKYQIRDPKGRLQEHSFTDVKHRLCREFLKQSQFDKNENEQVCELLQSGRFIPAGSILSGLGNDYAKCSLSNCYLAKIESDSLEGIFEAQKKLARTYSYRGGSGIDITILRPSGDPVNNAAVTSSGAVSFMPLFSELTNTIGQNGRRGALMISLDIRHPETRRFIWCKSKPEEIFGVDSLTGKVQDVFGANISLKVTDEFMQAVEEDRDWTFTFPDRFKISGKICDESTLQLLPEIYEALNPQVNDRIEAEILYKVTAVDPKKHQIKVQPDLPVHDGSETPAEGILTFSVSRRRNETSDIFDPVKSVYNTLWDGDYSRWQELKLPFRKYDTVKARDLLEEISESAWKSGDPGILYQDTTQRNTPGTFIDPLRLKPMSTNPCGEQALGYWSNCLLGAMVLYRYVVNPFTKEARFDSDLFHHDLTRTMAFMDTMSDLNQNKHPLQKHRDADKYGKRIGIEFTGLGDMLAMLGMRYGSDESIAFIKEIMRDKAVTEISVSADIAERFGEVEALKDKDARKRFLDCPYITNLGLPKKLQQKILKTGLRHTAFNTVGPSGSISIMSDNCTSGIEPVFMFSYARETRLEAGKVFEFIHMPPLKWMLETNQEHLFGKYTAQQLKEKLNYVQADELDYMDRIRMQAAIQQYTDSSISSTINLAEETPQETIFEIYLESWKNGLKGVTVFRNGCKKGVLSKKEEPKETDPTMKGQNPTLVERELGDIERAERHRVMWKGSKMYIIVSLDDSGNPIEIFVKLPKEAGVTGDGFYNEQVFQEKYSLWETITRLTSMLLRVGMPIDRILTQLDRSSYNIIDAAAIISRILRQYISLDMDDQTIVSKGLGDPCPECGKKAYVPEGGCKICKACGYTTCG, from the coding sequence ATGACTGAACAAACTGTTATCACCCGCGAATCAGCTAAAATGGCTCTGGAAGAACATAACCGCTTTCAGGAAACCGTCAGTTCCAAAAAATATCAGATCCGCGATCCCAAAGGGCGGTTGCAGGAGCATTCATTTACCGACGTCAAACACAGACTCTGCCGGGAATTTCTAAAGCAGTCCCAATTCGATAAGAACGAAAATGAACAGGTCTGCGAGCTGCTTCAGTCCGGTCGTTTCATCCCCGCAGGCTCCATACTTTCCGGGCTGGGAAATGATTATGCAAAATGCTCGCTCAGCAACTGCTATCTGGCCAAGATTGAATCCGATTCCCTTGAAGGCATCTTCGAAGCCCAGAAAAAACTGGCCCGCACATACTCCTACCGGGGCGGCAGCGGCATCGACATCACCATCCTGCGTCCTTCCGGGGACCCGGTGAACAATGCTGCGGTGACCTCCTCCGGGGCAGTAAGCTTCATGCCCCTTTTCAGCGAACTGACCAACACCATCGGCCAGAACGGACGACGCGGCGCACTGATGATTTCTCTGGACATCCGCCACCCGGAAACCCGCCGTTTCATCTGGTGCAAGAGCAAGCCCGAAGAAATTTTCGGCGTGGATTCCCTGACCGGAAAGGTTCAGGATGTATTCGGTGCCAACATCAGCCTTAAAGTCACTGATGAATTCATGCAGGCAGTGGAAGAAGACAGGGACTGGACCTTCACTTTCCCCGACAGATTCAAAATCAGCGGTAAAATCTGTGATGAATCCACCCTGCAACTGCTGCCGGAAATATACGAAGCACTGAATCCGCAGGTAAATGACCGGATCGAAGCCGAGATTCTCTATAAAGTCACCGCCGTTGATCCGAAAAAGCACCAGATCAAGGTTCAGCCCGACCTTCCGGTTCATGACGGCAGTGAAACTCCTGCCGAAGGAATTCTGACCTTCTCCGTCTCCAGACGCCGCAACGAAACTTCCGACATCTTTGATCCGGTGAAGTCCGTATACAACACCCTCTGGGACGGCGACTACAGCCGCTGGCAGGAGCTTAAACTTCCCTTCAGAAAATATGACACCGTCAAAGCCCGCGACCTACTGGAAGAGATCAGTGAATCCGCATGGAAATCAGGCGATCCGGGTATTCTTTATCAGGACACCACCCAGCGCAATACCCCCGGCACATTCATTGATCCACTGCGGTTAAAACCCATGTCCACCAACCCCTGTGGGGAACAGGCTCTCGGCTACTGGAGCAACTGCCTGCTGGGTGCCATGGTTCTCTACCGCTACGTGGTCAATCCCTTCACCAAAGAAGCGCGTTTCGACAGCGATCTTTTCCACCATGACCTGACCCGGACCATGGCCTTCATGGACACCATGTCCGACCTGAACCAGAACAAGCACCCCCTGCAGAAGCACCGCGACGCCGACAAATACGGCAAACGCATCGGTATCGAATTCACCGGACTGGGTGATATGCTGGCCATGCTTGGCATGCGCTACGGCAGCGATGAGTCCATTGCTTTCATCAAAGAAATCATGCGCGACAAGGCCGTCACCGAAATCTCGGTCAGCGCGGATATTGCCGAGCGTTTCGGTGAAGTTGAAGCTTTGAAGGATAAGGATGCCCGCAAGCGTTTTCTGGACTGCCCGTACATCACCAATCTCGGACTGCCCAAAAAGCTGCAGCAGAAAATCCTGAAAACCGGACTGCGCCATACCGCCTTCAATACTGTCGGTCCCTCCGGTTCCATTTCCATAATGTCCGATAACTGCACTTCGGGCATCGAACCTGTTTTCATGTTCAGCTATGCCCGTGAAACAAGGCTCGAAGCAGGCAAGGTCTTCGAATTCATCCACATGCCTCCGCTGAAATGGATGCTTGAAACCAATCAGGAGCATCTCTTCGGCAAATACACCGCCCAGCAGCTCAAGGAAAAACTGAATTACGTACAGGCTGATGAACTGGACTACATGGACCGCATCCGCATGCAGGCCGCAATCCAGCAGTACACCGACAGTTCCATTTCCTCGACCATCAACCTCGCTGAGGAAACACCCCAGGAAACCATCTTCGAGATTTACCTTGAATCATGGAAAAACGGCCTCAAGGGCGTGACCGTATTCCGCAACGGCTGCAAAAAAGGCGTGCTGAGCAAGAAGGAAGAGCCCAAAGAAACCGATCCGACCATGAAGGGCCAGAATCCCACTCTGGTGGAAAGGGAGCTGGGCGATATTGAGCGGGCCGAGCGTCACCGGGTCATGTGGAAAGGGTCCAAGATGTACATCATCGTATCGCTGGACGATTCCGGCAACCCCATTGAGATATTCGTAAAACTGCCCAAGGAAGCAGGAGTAACCGGGGACGGGTTCTACAATGAGCAGGTCTTTCAGGAGAAATACTCCCTCTGGGAAACCATCACCCGTTTGACCAGCATGCTCCTGCGCGTGGGCATGCCCATCGACCGCATCCTGACCCAGCTGGACCGCTCCAGCTACAATATCATCGACGCGGCAGCGATCATCTCCCGTATCCTGCGCCAGTACATCTCACTGGACATGGACGACCAGACCATCGTTTCCAAAGGACTCGGTGATCCCTGCCCTGAATGCGGCAAAAAAGCATACGTTCCTGAAGGCGGATGCAAGATCTGCAAGGCCTGCGGGTACACCACCTGCGGGTAA
- a CDS encoding glycosyltransferase produces MNPKILYLAHDIKKPSGGVKVIYDHVAILREHGFDAYVVHNERGYRYPFAGVDVPVLWQDDGVKISSGDHLVAPENSPLAELAGMKGVNTHIFVQSFALLYQGASPEVWRNLSLAGVFCPSEYIAKMLQVDFGMSPEIIPNAVDPLFKPAAKKRMIAYMPRRLGSEAEFIIKHACSISDKMDDVQISPIHKMSLSEVAGILGEAAVFLSTSYLEGFGLPTLEAMASGCVAVGFKGFGGKEYCRSINGLWIPEGDVLAAARGLVKAVDMFDSGSPKLAGIVEQAGVMAAKYSIEAQSEALVRYWNNKIYS; encoded by the coding sequence ATGAACCCAAAAATACTATACTTGGCCCACGACATAAAAAAGCCCTCCGGCGGGGTTAAGGTCATTTATGATCATGTAGCCATTTTACGCGAACATGGTTTTGATGCCTATGTTGTTCATAATGAACGGGGCTATCGCTACCCCTTTGCCGGTGTGGATGTTCCGGTGCTCTGGCAGGATGACGGTGTTAAGATTAGTTCGGGTGACCATCTCGTAGCACCGGAAAATTCCCCGTTGGCGGAGCTGGCTGGGATGAAGGGGGTAAATACTCATATCTTTGTTCAGAGTTTTGCTCTGCTGTATCAGGGGGCTTCACCGGAAGTATGGCGTAATTTGTCTTTGGCCGGTGTGTTTTGCCCTTCCGAATATATTGCAAAGATGCTGCAGGTCGATTTCGGCATGTCGCCGGAGATCATTCCCAATGCTGTTGATCCTCTTTTCAAGCCTGCCGCAAAGAAGCGGATGATTGCGTATATGCCCCGGCGTCTGGGGAGTGAGGCTGAATTTATCATTAAACATGCCTGCTCGATATCTGATAAAATGGATGATGTGCAGATATCTCCCATTCACAAGATGTCTCTTTCTGAGGTTGCAGGTATTTTAGGGGAAGCGGCAGTATTCCTTTCTACATCTTATCTTGAAGGTTTCGGCCTGCCCACTCTGGAGGCAATGGCCAGCGGCTGCGTTGCAGTGGGATTCAAGGGGTTCGGAGGTAAAGAGTACTGCCGGAGTATTAATGGACTGTGGATCCCGGAAGGAGATGTACTTGCTGCTGCACGCGGGTTGGTTAAGGCTGTGGATATGTTTGATTCGGGGTCTCCAAAGCTTGCAGGTATTGTTGAGCAGGCGGGTGTGATGGCCGCAAAATATTCCATAGAAGCTCAAAGTGAAGCTTTGGTCCGCTACTGGAATAATAAAATTTATAGTTAA